AAGAATGGCTTATATAAACGATTTTTATAAAGGAATTCAGGCTTGCATTGTTTGTGGAGAATGTATTGATACCTGCAAACAGGTAATGCTTCCTCAATGTAAAGAGCCTCTTATGACATGGGTAACTGAACTTCCTGAAAGAGATGCTGATTTTATCTCAGGAAAAGTTAAAAAATCTTAATAACATTACACTCCCTCCCAGAAGGTAGGCCTTTCTGGCCTCCTTCTCCTTGATTTAACATTCCTTTCTGATTTATTATTTAAAAAAATTTACAACAGGTTTATTTGTGGACAGAGAGCTTGTTATTATTTCTTCTAGAAATCTTTATTTATATGTTATTTATGAGGATAAGGAACCTGTTGAAGTCCGTGTAGAATACAAAGACCTTGTGAGACAGTCCGGAAATATCTATAAAGGCAAAATAAAAAGAATTGTTCCTGCCATGAACGCAGCCTTTGTTGATATCGGTGAAGAAAGGGAAGCATTTTTACCATTAAAAGATATTAATAACTGTCCAAAGGAATTAAAAGTAAATGAGAATATAATTGTTCAGGTTAAAAGGTCAGCAGTTGGCACAAAAGGTGCAAAACTGTCCTGTAAAATAGCTATTCCTGGTAAATATCTAGTATTAATTCCTGATAATCCTTATATATCAATTTCAACGAAGATAGAAGATCCTGAAGAAAAAAACAGAATTAAAGAACATATTAAATGGCTTTTGGAGCCATTTAATGAAGAAAATCACGGGTTTATTATAAGGACTTCTGCTGCTGATGCTTCAGATGAGGCAATAATTGAGGACTTTCTTTCCCTTAAACAACTTTGGAACAATATTTCAAAATCTGCAAAAAACAAAAAAACACCTTCGTTGCTCTATGAAGAAACCAGCAAAATTTACAGTATATTGAGGGACTATGCCGGTAATTTTTCCAAAATAATATCAGATGATATAAAAAAGCTAAAAGAAATTAAAGAATATCTGAAAAAGAATTTCCCTAACCAAAAAATAAAACTGGAACCTTACAGAAAAAGAAAGGTTTCTTTATATTCTTACTATCAGATAGATAAACTTATCCACAAAATACTAAACCCATATGTCTGGCTTCCAAATGGTGGATATATAGTTATTGAGGAAACAGAAGCCCTTGTGTCTATAGATGTAAACAGTGGTAGCCACTGCAAACACAAATCCCTTGAAGAAACTGCATATCATACTAATTTGGAAGCAATTAAAGAAATTGCTAAACACCTGAGATTAAGGGATTTAGGCGGAATTATTATTATTGATTTTATAGACATGAAAGACACAGAAAGGAAAAAATCCTTGATAGAACAGTTCAAAAAAGAAGTTAAAAAAGATAAAAGACCAGTAAAAATAAAAAATTTTACTTCCCTTGGGCTACTGGAACTTACCCGGAAAAAGCTTGAGGAAAGCCTTATAAAACAGTTAACAGAGATATGTTTTACCTGTGGTGGTCAAGGATTTGTCAGAAGTAAAAATTTAATACTATTTGAAATTGAGAAAAAAATATCTGAAATGAAGCCTTTTGTAAAGCTGAG
This genomic stretch from Persephonella sp. harbors:
- a CDS encoding Rne/Rng family ribonuclease; amino-acid sequence: MDRELVIISSRNLYLYVIYEDKEPVEVRVEYKDLVRQSGNIYKGKIKRIVPAMNAAFVDIGEEREAFLPLKDINNCPKELKVNENIIVQVKRSAVGTKGAKLSCKIAIPGKYLVLIPDNPYISISTKIEDPEEKNRIKEHIKWLLEPFNEENHGFIIRTSAADASDEAIIEDFLSLKQLWNNISKSAKNKKTPSLLYEETSKIYSILRDYAGNFSKIISDDIKKLKEIKEYLKKNFPNQKIKLEPYRKRKVSLYSYYQIDKLIHKILNPYVWLPNGGYIVIEETEALVSIDVNSGSHCKHKSLEETAYHTNLEAIKEIAKHLRLRDLGGIIIIDFIDMKDTERKKSLIEQFKKEVKKDKRPVKIKNFTSLGLLELTRKKLEESLIKQLTEICFTCGGQGFVRSKNLILFEIEKKISEMKPFVKLRIKVNPAIYRAVNNLIKDLKLADRIDILSDININVNKFSIERVE